A genomic window from Yarrowia lipolytica chromosome 1D, complete sequence includes:
- a CDS encoding mitochondrial 37S ribosomal protein mS23 (Compare to YALI0D03916g, similar to uniprot|P40496 Saccharomyces cerevisiae YIL093c RSM25, similar to Saccharomyces cerevisiae RSM25 (YIL093C); ancestral locus Anc_2.290), which translates to MSQRIKTAAVDIVHITSGRIASGMLSHEPIWYRAMAANMPTTVYQHKPHFEKLARIAQRESEKLNEFIKTRSKPVRVRTRHLYEPVHLKFMEDEIREIFYKQHPWELARPKLIVENSGDDHVTQDWSKMYQANKKLDGESVVQRTIYLLGEKKTHDQKALLEAYDKARFEFYKLRMAEDVQNVTAAEEADMFGACFSTSSVERNLFHEQKRIEDWKEKAVEMTLDMGAK; encoded by the coding sequence ATGTCGCAACGAATCAAGACCGCCGCCGTGGATATTGTGCATATTACCAGTGGCCGAATTGCCTCCGGCATGCTCTCCCACGAGCCCATCTGGTACCGGGCCATGGCTGCCAACATGCCCACCACTGTCTACCAGCACAAACCCCATTTTGAGAAGCTGGCCCGAATCGCCCAGCGGGAGTCTGAAAAGCTCAACGAGTTTATCAAGACGCGGTCCAAGCCGGTGCGGGTGCGAACCCGGCATCTGTATGAGCCCGTGCACCTCAAGTTCATGGAGGATGAGATCCGAGAGATTTTCTACAAGCAGCATCCCTGGGAGCTGGCGCGACCCAAGCTGATTGTGGAGAACAGCGGTgacgatcacgtgacccaggACTGGTCCAAGATGTACCAggccaacaagaagctcgacGGTGAGTCTGTGGTTCAGCGAACCATTTATCTTCTGggtgagaagaagacccaCGACCAGAaggctcttctggaggccTACGACAAGGCTCGATTCGAGTTTTACAAGCTGCGAATGGCTGAAGATGTGCAGAACGTCACTGCcgccgaggaggctgatATGTTTGGAGCCTGCTTCTCTACCTCGTCGGTGGAGCGAAACCTGTTCCATGAGCAGAAGCGAATTGAGGAttggaaggagaaggccgtGGAGATGACGTTGGATATGGGTGCCAAGTAA
- a CDS encoding uncharacterized protein (Compare to YALI0D03938g, no similarity), protein MHKRAVRTVLRASSARVTPTRAISTLMESKIRQLRPFDVPSVSQSQPPPRKGRNTDPESLNYYETRQLRYMVPRKRINKSVYASITKALYSKEINIDDIYNLYLNLPTPRPLHLQHAELEQLLDLIISPALRDKHTIKRLLTISEDMRECKIPLSIKEVNTLVYLVLRDKNWQTQYNPAKPAPPSSADMEYMMQLLSGNVEWPVSTFNIALVICKGDNKAFQELLDKMEQKGVQWDATTVQTVFRQRLRAGEDTLETFYSLYSGRDTGPQDVNILIWGLLRSGEGGYDKAVAVISHLAQFSTSEINNAVRQNKSAFKAAKFERKTARKKNAKTTTYKHMSSIGDIPPTTMTPETFSMLLHHHKSFSECTRVLKMAQMYFGEVPTMCLQDMYQGFEKHETWTGDDLIYLTEYVLKTKPDNAIFTLELFMAALKAYKATGVIDARGGTALISEANCLEAVRLARTDEEKQAYIFIYFRRLHVQKHQGLGGGELKPPISMVQEWMDVFLDKSRYAREMAAPKEMQEEKVEQPTRTAWSKLEEADFYIEAEMETRVEEDLQIGDESTKDANESTK, encoded by the coding sequence ATGCACAAAAGGGCCGTTAGAACGGTGCTCCGAGCCAGTTCAGCTCGCGTGACTCCCACCCGTGCTATTTCCACTCTCATGGAATCGAAAATCCGCCAACTCCGCCCGTTCGACGTACCTTCTGTGTCTCAATCTCAGCCACCCCCACGCAAGGGGCGCAACACTGATCCAGAGAGTCTTAACTACTACGAGACCCGCCAGCTGCGGTACATGGTGCCACGGAAGCGTATCAACAAATCTGTCTacgcctccatcaccaaggcGCTCTATTCGAAAGAAATCAACATCGACGACATCTACAACCTGTATCTGAACCTGCCCACACCCAGACCGCTTCATCTGCAACATGCTGAGTTGGAACAACTGCTGGATCTGATCATATCGCCGGCTCTGCGTGATAAACACACCATCAAGCGGTTGTTGACTATCAGTGAAGACATGCGCGAATGTAAAATCCCGTTATCTATCAAGGAAGTCAACACCTTGGTGTACCTCGTGCTGAGAGACAAAAACTGGCAGACTCAATACAACCCGGCAAAGCCAGCGCCCCCGAGTTCGGCAGACATGGAATACATGATGCAGCTGCTCTCAGGAAACGTCGAATGGCCTGTTTCTACCTTCAATATCGCCTTGGTGATTTGCAAGGGAGATAATAAGGCATTtcaggagctgctggacaaAATGGAGCAAAAGGGAGTGCAATGGGACgccactacagtacagacAGTGTTCAGACAGCGACTAAGGGCTGGTGAGGACACTCTGGAGACCTTCTACAGTCTTTATTCAGGCAGAGACACGGGACCCCAAGATGTCAACATTCTGATATGGGGGTTACTGCGAAGTGGTGAAGGAGGATACGACaaggctgtggctgtgaTTTCGCATCTTGCCCAGTTCTCCACCAGCGAGATCAACAATGCTGTTCGTCAGAACAAGAGTGCTTTCAAAGCTGCGAAGTTCGAGAGGAAGACGGCCCGGAAGAAGAATGCCAAGACTACCACATACAAGCACATGAGCTCTATAGGTGACATTCCTCCGACAACCATGACTCCCGAAACGTTTTCCATgctcctccatcaccacaaaTCCTTCTCAGAGTGCACCAGAGTGCTCAAAATGGCCCAGATGTACTTTGGAGAAGTGCCCACAATGTGTCTCCAAGACATGTACCAAGGGTTTGAGAAGCATGAGACGTGGACGGGCGATGATCTCATTTATCTGACCGAGTACGTGCTTAAAACGAAGCCTGACAATGCCATTTTCACTCTAGAGCTATTCATGGCGGCTCTGAAGGCGTACAAGGCGACCGGGGTGATCGATgctcgaggaggaactGCGTTGATTTCCGAGGCCAACTGCCTGGAGGCCGTGCGACTGGCAAGGAcggacgaggagaagcaggcgtacatttttatttattttagACGGTTGCATGTTCAAAAACACCAGGGGCTTGGAGGCGGAGAGCTGAAGCCGCCCATCAGCATGGTCCAGGAGTGGATGGACGTGTTTCTGGACAAGTCGCGGTATGCCAGAGAGATGGCTGCTCCTAAGGAGatgcaggaggagaaggtggaACAGCCTACACGGACAGCATGGTCGAAACTGGAGGAAGCGGACTTTTACATTGAAGCTGAGATGGAAACTAGGGTTGAGGAGGACCTTCAAATTGGAGATGAGTCTACCAAGGACGCAAATGAATCGACAAAATAA
- a CDS encoding uncharacterized protein (Compare to YALI0D03949g, highly similar to uniprot|Q8WZU1 Neurospora crassa Hypothetical protein B8J24.130, similar to Saccharomyces cerevisiae YNL024C-A; ancestral locus Anc_2.291) gives MAALFNFQSLLLVILLFICTSSYVHATFPAIMDRNKTGPLGIFWKAARIGERLSPYVSLCCIAMAVSKLIE, from the exons ATGG ccGCACTTTTCAACTTCCAATCTCTACTGCTGGTCATCCTGCTCTTCATCTGCACCTCGTCATACGTCCATGCCACTTTTCCCGCCATTATGGACCGGAACAAGACTGGG cccCTCGGCATCTTCTGGAAAGCAGCCCGAATTGGCGAACGACTCAGTCCGTACGTGTCCCTGTGCTGCATCGCCATGGCCGTCAGCAAGTTGATTGAGTAG
- a CDS encoding uncharacterized protein (Compare to YALI0D03960g, similar to uniprot|O74974 Schizosaccharomyces pombe Hypothetical 75.7 kDa protein, similar to Saccharomyces cerevisiae YIL091C; ancestral locus Anc_2.292) produces the protein MLIKKYFRLLEYAVGKISEDQNILLIHARMARSHKVTKPKRQQVDTSGSYNALMVLMGDNVKKAEKRVEEEEPVEQELEEDDIEGAGEEEEEVDEEQEEEEDADDAEEDAEDDSETDKYDPYKLHFEAEEAKYVSVIKSEEWKTSSEKTKIGSQPVRITYTNLEDADELLDFSEAQKTEFSKYTVRPRIKDGFKQLNGSLTSVQKAIYPSLMAYRDLCYATSSLSDTEEFSRLVAMHIAQHVVRTAEEVAYNTRILKRNAEEGIHDVEFRDQGYTKPRVLVLVPTKNACFEFMQLLVGASGVDREDNKARFNKAFHEAGAVLDTKPEDFQKAFKGNTDDMFCLGVKLRNKSIRYYSYFYQADIVFASPLGLKTLVGSEGDSKREFDFLSSIEIAYLHETNHMEMQSWDNVLTVLGQTNLLPNESHGCDFSRVKSFYLDGLAKHFRQTIVACQFVTPTINSVFSNTVNFAGKTKITPIYNGELAVAGMKIRQIFTRFKALSVSDEIDARFKAFVQITLEGMIRSGDYSGTLIYVPTYVELVRLRNYMDEKNISFGAISEYSSITEVKRHRTLFRDGREKILLYTGRLHHYRRYFVKGVKSVVIYKLPENPAFYRELLLFLTHSVDEGTLEQSMAKCRALFTIYDLLALERIVGTKRVKTMAKSGESSYEFY, from the coding sequence ATGTtgataaaaaaatattttaGGCTTCTGGAATATGCAGTGGGAAAAATATCTGAGGATCAGAATATCTTACTCATACACGCAAGAATGGCTCGATCTCACAAAGTGACCAAACCCAAGCGCCAGCAGGTCGACACATCGGGGTCGTACAACGCCCTGATGGTGCTGATGGGCGACAATGTCAAAAAGGCTGAAAAACGggttgaggaagaggagccggtggagcaggagctggaggaggacgatattgaaggtgctggagaggaagaagaggaggtcgacgaggagcaagaggaagaagaggatgCTGATgacgccgaggaggacgcTGAAGATGATTCCGAGACCGACAAATACGATCCATACAAACTGCATTTCGAGGCTGAGGAAGCCAAGTACGTTTCTGTCATCAAGTCTGAGGAGTGGAAAACCTCGTcggagaagaccaagattGGTAGCCAGCCCGTTCGAATCACATACACAAATCTGGAGGATGCCGACGAGCTGTTGGACTTTTCCGAAGCCCAAAAAACCGAGTTTAGCAAGTACACAGTTCGGCCCCGGATCAAGGATGGcttcaagcagctcaacgGGTCTCTGACGTCGGTACAAAAGGCCATTTACCCTTCACTCATGGCCTACCGGGATCTGTGCTACGCCACCTCGAGTCTCAGTGATACCGAGGAGTTTTCGCGGCTAGTGGCCATGCATATTGCTCAGCATGTTGTTCGAACGGCTGAAGAGGTGGCATACAACACACGTATTTTGAAACGAAACGCCGAGGAGGGAATCCACGACGTTGAGTTCCGGGATCAGGGATACACAAAGCCACGAGTGCTGGTGCTAGTGCCCACAAAGAACGCCTGTTTCGAGTTCATGCAACTACTGGTTGGCGCTTCAGGAGTCGATAGAGAAGATAACAAGGCGCGGTTTAACAAGGCGTTCCACGAGGCTGGCGCTGTGCTCGAcaccaagcccgaggaCTTCCAGAAGGCCTTCAAGGGCAACACTGACGACATGTTCTGTCTGGGCGTCAAGCTACGAAACAAGAGCATCCGgtactactcgtacttttACCAGGCTGACATAGTATTTGCGTCTCCTCTGGGTCTCAAAACGCTTGTGGGCAGTGAGGGTGACTCCAAGCGGGAGTTTGATTTCCTGTCGTCCATCGAGATCGCCTACTTGCATGAAACCAACCACATGGAGATGCAGAGCTGGGACAATGTGTTGACGGTGCTGGGCCAGACTAACTTGCTACCCAACGAATCTCATGGCTGTGATTTTAGCCGAGTCAAGAGCTTCTATCTTGACGGACTAGCCAAGCACTTCCGACAGACCATTGTCGCCTGCCAGTTTGTCACTCCAACCATCAACTCTGTCTTTTCCAACACAGTCAACTTTGCGGGCAAGACCAAGATCACTCCAATCTACAACGGAGAGCTAGCAGTGGCAGGCATGAAGATCCGCCAGATTTTCACCCGGTTCAaggctctgtctgtgtccgATGAAATCGATGCCCGATTCAAGGCCTTTGTGCAAATCACGCTTGAGGGTATGATTCGCTCGGGAGACTACTCCGGAACTCTCATCTACGTGCCCACCTACGTCGAACTTGTGCGTCTCAGAAACTacatggacgagaagaacattTCTTTTGGTGCCATCAGTGAATATTCTTCCATCACCGAGGTCAAACGACACCGAACGCTCTTCCGAGACGGCCGAGAAAAGATTCTGCTGTACACGGGACGTCTCCATCACTACCGACGATACTTTGTCAAGGGAGTCAAGTCGGTAGTTATCTATAAACTCCCTGAGAACCCGGCCTTTTACAGAGAGCTACTGCTGTTTCTGACCCACTCGGTCGATGAGGGAACGCTCGAGCAGTCTATGGCAAAGTGCAGAGCCCTGTTTACCATTTACGACCTGTTGGCCTTGGAGAGAATTGTGGGAACGAAGAGAGTGAAGACAATGGCAAAGAGCGGAGAGAGCAGTTATGAGTTTTATTAA
- a CDS encoding uncharacterized protein (Compare to YALI0D03982g, similar to CA2206|IPF12173 Candida albicans IPF12173 unknown function, similar to Saccharomyces cerevisiae ICE2 (YIL090W); ancestral locus Anc_2.293) produces MITILTLFRAAYSLIHLTLVMITIPLSFDIGGRFCGLAFSFTLVVSYFILSTFRILSGRTKLRHVAQILYYLHTILIPALLIFYLSLNTANNNEPVALQRLVMPWDALMQSSAPFFNILEGFCTLLFIQTIGQVSKWLVHRKSDSWEIVLLISAGCVISATAYNLYRIYIATDSVDLSTGTLAGMVLTLGFCLSSYGVISRKGSSLESSLILAYTVYCLYFIFRKSSTSEPPVTIEYSSKQQYPPLPPLIMDSYSALAKSFAAIVPSSFTAVFDFFYGAISTITPHVFVSLSFRIGVFYAATRIIPGIHYAGGFTFRYRRSYRRVFILYAYAPCVIIAVYTHLIMQNFDILHVPQNSGMWDWSAQGSQLWAWVGVLAFLALYAVELSSGGNMQNEFIRDHWKEE; encoded by the coding sequence ATGATCACAATACTAACGCTGTTTCGAGCAGCATACTCGCTGATCCACCTGACGCTGGTGATGATCACAATCCCACTGTCGTTTGACATTGGGGGGCGGTTTTGCGGCctggccttctccttcacGCTGGTGGTATCGTATTTCATTTTGTCCACCTTCCGCATACTTAGTGGCCGTACCAAGCTGAGACATGTCGCGCAGATTCTCTACTATCTGCATACCATTCTCATTCCGGCGCTGCTCATCTTCTACCTGAGTCTCAATAccgccaacaacaatgaGCCTGTGGCGCTGCAGCGGCTGGTCATGCCCTGGGATGCGCTCATGCAGAGCTCCGCGCCCTTCTTCAACATTCTCGAGGGCTTCTGCACGTTGCTGTTCATTCAGACCATTGGCCAGGTGTCCAAGTGGCTCGTGCACCGCAAGAGCGATTCGTGGGAAATTGTCCTGCTCATTTCCGCGGGCTGCGTCATTTCCGCCACCGCATACAATCTCTACCGCATCTACATTGCCACGGACTCGGTGGATCTAAGCACCGGCACTCTTGCCGGCATGGTGCTGACGCTGGGCTTCTGCCTCAGCAGCTACGGTGTCATTTCGCGCAAGGGCTCTTCGCTGGAGTCGTCGCTCATCCTCGCATACACCGTCTATTGTCTGTACTTCATATTCCGCAAGTCTAGCACCAGCGAGCCACCCGTGACAATCGAGTACAGCTCCAAGCAGCAGTACCCACCGCTACCTCCACTCATCATGGACTCGTACTCGGCGCTTGCCAAGTCGTTTGCCGCCATTGTGCCGTCATCGTTCACAGCCGTGTTCGACTTCTTTTACGGCGCTATCAGCACCATTACGCCCcacgtgtttgtgtcgctctCGTTCCGCATTGGCGTCTTCTACGCTGCCACGCGGATCATTCCCGGCATCCACTACGCCGGCGGCTTCACCTTTAGATACAGACGGTCGTACCGTCGGGTGTTCATTCTCTATGCATACGCTCCGTGTGTCATCATTGCGGTGTACACACACTTGATCATGCAGAACTTTGACATTCTGCACGTGCCTCAGAACAGCGGAATGTGGGACTGGAGTGCACAGGGCAGCCAGCTTTGGGCCTGGGTTGGCGTGCTGGCGTTTCTGGCTCTGTATGCGGTAGAGTTATCCAGTGGGGGAAATATGCAGAACGAGTTTATCCGAGATCAttggaaggaggagtag
- a CDS encoding uncharacterized protein (Compare to YALI0D04004g, similar to Saccharomyces cerevisiae SSN8 (YNL025C); ancestral locus Anc_2.294, similar to uniprot|P47821 Saccharomyces cerevisiae YNL025C RNA polymerase II holoenzyme cyclin-like subunit SSN8), with product MSANYWTSSQRLHWLLTKETLAERRKGLEDIFDPGKLQTIKALNPWHVRVYLHTLIHLLGQNLSIRQRILATAEVYLTRFHTKVPFGEINPYLVVATAVYVACKVEEHPQHIRTITSEARSLWPDYISHDPTKIAECEFYLIEELGTYLVIFHPYKSLMQISDAMARSNAQITMAPEEIQVTWSMINDSYITDLHLLNPPHIVAMACIYMTVVLRSHIMRMTMPSEAVKSRIEAFMTFFGESNVDLEQTIDCVQEMISLYVNWDTYSEKQCRVEIAKVIT from the exons ATG TCGGCAAACTACTGGACAAGTTCCCAGAGACTGCATTGGCTATTGACCAAGGAAACGCTTGCAGAGCGAAGAAAAGGCCTGGAAGACATATTCGACCCAGGGAAGCTGCAAACCATCAAGGCGCTCAATCCGTGGCATGTTCGTGTCTACTTGCACACCCTGATTCATCTTTTGGGTCAGAATCTGTCGATTCGACAACGGATTTTGGCCACGGCAGAGGTGTATCTCACTCGATTTCATACAAAGGTGCCTTTTGGCGAAATCAACCCGTACCTGGTGGTAGCCACGGCGGTCTACGTGGCATGCAAAGTCGAGGAACATCCACAGCATATCCGGACTATCACCTCAGAGGCTCGATCTTTATGGCCCGACTACATCTCGCATGACCCAACGAAGATTGCCGAATGCGAATTTTACCTGATCGAGGAGCTGGGAACGTACCTGGTGATTTTTCATCCCTACAAGTCGCTGATGCAGATTTCGGATGCCATGGCAAGGTCCAACGCTCAGATCACCATGGCACCAGAGGAGATCCAGGTAACATGGTCCATGATCAACGACAGCTACATCACCGACCTGCATCTGCTCAACCCGCCACACATTGTCGCCATGGCTTGCATCTACATGACGGTGGTGCTGCGGTCGCACATTATGCGCATGACTATGCCCTCAGAGGCGGTCAAAAGCCGAATCGAGGCGTTCATGACGTTCTTCGGAGAGTCGAACGTGGACTTGGAACAGACGATTGATTGTGTGCAGGAAATGATTTCGCTGTACGTCAACTGGGACACATATTCGGAAAAGCAGTGTCGGGTGGAGATTGCCAAAGTAATTACATAA
- a CDS encoding uncharacterized protein (Compare to YALI0D04026g, uniprot|Q874C3 Yarrowia lipolytica Longevity- assurance protein) — translation MASPKGANPVEASKPPVAVAHKQKTTAWRGLMDYLSARQITLPLKVLTYIVVMHRFAALRPYTRKFFHLQYPKHEVDGVAAYYSRGRDDIYFVLTGILALTFLRAACMDFVLVPMARALKITKRKPQLRFAEQGWALIYYTSSTWIGFYLYYHSPYWLNVEELWRGYPHFELDPFFKAYYLIQFSFWVQQIFVLNMEEKRKDHYQMFTHHIVTCALMCGSYYYYYTRVGHLILVLMDGVDTLLASAKMLKYLRYDTMCDAMFGLFVIAWVVLRHGLYNYVTWSAYFQAPVLVAENCLRDEDGQETCFNPALHRVFVVLLIALQIITLIWLYMIVRVIVKILKGGGAEDSRSDDEDSDEEEGEAEGEEEEEEEEEVMEEKVSDDN, via the coding sequence ATGGCATCTCCAAAAGGAGCCAACCCGGTGGAGGCTTCGAAACCGCCCGTGGCCGTGGCTCACAAGCAGAAAACCACCGCCTGGCGAGGCCTGATGGACTACCTGTCTGCGCGACAAATCACGCTTCCACTTAAGGTGCTGACCTACATTGTGGTGATGCACCGATTCGCTGCCCTCCGACCATACACCCGCAAGTTTTTCCACCTGCAGTACCCAAAACACGAGGTGGACGGCGTGGCCGCCTACTACTCGCGAGGCCGCGACGACATTTACTTTGTGCTCACAGGTATCTTAGCTCTCACGTTTTTGAGAGCTGCCTGTATGGACTTTGTACTGGTGCCAATGGCCCGGGCTCTCAAGATCACAAAGCGAAAGCCGCAGCTGCGGTTTGCTGAGCAGGGCTGGGCACTCATCTACTACACGTCGTCCACGTGGATCGGCTTCTATCTGTACTACCACTCGCCCTACTGGCTCAacgtggaggagctgtggAGGGGATACCCACACTTTGAGCTGGACCCTTTCTTCAAGGCCTACTACCTGATCCAGTTCAGCTTCTGGGTGCAGCAGATCTTTGTGCTTAacatggaggagaagcgtAAGGACCATTACCAAATGTTCACGCACCACATTGTCACCTGCGCGCTCATGTGCGGCTCGTATTACTACTACTACACCCGCGTGGGCCACCTGATTCTTGTGCTCATGGACGGCGTGGACACGCTGCTGGCGTCGGCCAAGATGCTCAAGTACCTGCGCTACGACACAATGTGCGACGCCATGTTTGGGCTCTTTGTCATTGCATGGGTGGTGCTCCGCCACGGCCTGTACAACTACGTCACGTGGTCGGCCTACTTCCAGGCGCCAGTCTTGGTGGCCGAAAACTGTCTGCGCGATGAAGATGGCCAGGAAACGTGTTTCAACCCGGCCCTCCACCGCGTCTTTGTTGTACTGCTCATTGCCTTGCAGATCATCACCTTGATCTGGCTGTACATGATTGTGCGAGTCATTGtcaagattctcaagggCGGAGGAGCAGAGGACAGTCGAtctgacgacgaagacagcgacgaggaagaggggGAAGCAGAGggggaagaggaagaggaggaagaggaggaggtaaTGGAGGAAAAAGTGTCTGACGACAACTAG
- a CDS encoding uncharacterized protein (Compare to YALI0D04048g, similar to uniprot|P40073 Saccharomyces cerevisiae YER118c SSU81 involved in the HOG1 high-osmolarity signal transduction pathway, similar to Saccharomyces cerevisiae SHO1 (YER118C); ancestral locus Anc_7.419): MRQPFSYRPQFQLGLLMGDPFALSTISLGIIGWIIALGGSIGASDQFKNFGWWGLAFEFFVILCVFLVVATDSVEPYRQMLLAFLALATMYVTNSTNNVVYNGTSASSASGAGHILLSIINFLWMIYFGTTHEAGIHAWVDSFAADKGHSYNNDQFAMRRSNPFSLHDQQRQSLGVPGRPVSAYSAGMGGVANYNGLQLGGFENSSNAEPHQASPAFSQQQQQQTATPQQATDSLFVATEYPYRARAVYAYQANPEDANEISFDKGEILDVSDISGRWWQARRDNGEIGICPSNYVELLA; encoded by the coding sequence ATGAGACAGCCATTCTCGTACCGACCGCAGTTCCAGCTGGGGCTGCTGATGGGCGATCCGTTTGCGCTCTCCACCATTTCGCTCGGCATCATTGGTTGGATTATCGCCCTGGGCGGTTCCATCGGCGCCTCGGACCAGTTCAAAAACTTTGGCTGGTGGGGTCTGGCGTTCGAATTTTTTGTCATCCTGTGCGTCTTCCTCGTGGTCGCCACAGACTCGGTCGAGCCCTACCGCCAGATGCTGCTGGCGTTTCTGGCGTTGGCCACCATGTATGTgaccaactccaccaacaatgTGGTGTACAACGGCACATCGGCAAGCTCGGCGTCCGGCGCAGGCCACATTCTgctctccatcatcaacttTCTGTGGATGATCTATTTCGGCACAACCCACGAGGCAGGCATCCATGCGTGGGTTGACTCTTTCGCGGCCGATAAGGGTCACTCGTACAACAACGACCAGTTTGCCATGCGACGGTCTAACCCCTTCTCGCTGCATGATCAGCAGCgccagagccttggcgTGCCCGGCCGGCCGGTCTCCGCCTACTCAGCTGGAATGGGAGGCGTCGCCAACTACAACGGCCTGCAGCTCGGCGGGTTTGAAAACTCGTCCAATGCCGAACCACACCAGGCAAGCCCGGCCTTCTcgcaacagcaacagcagcagacggCCACCCCACAACAGGCGACTGACTCGCTCTTTGTGGCCACAGAGTACCCATACAGAGCCCGGGCGGTTTACGCGTACCAGGCGAACCCTGAGGACGCCAACGAGATCAGTTTCGACAAGGGCGAGATTCTCGATGTCAGTGATATCAGTGGAAGATGGTGGCAAGCCCGGAGGGACAATGGAGAGATTGGTATCTGTCCTAGTAATTATGTTGAGCTGTTGGCATAG
- a CDS encoding uncharacterized protein (Compare to YALI0D04070g, no similarity) produces MTEKEATNGVANEAESPEIKEENMTTKGEAVAEPKSLTTTSLPFSSPLFQLLLAQKVYELGDKEETFARITNDINEHPLLLDQIPEIETSPISRDQCYQWYLEQLESEGLEQGKGQWIMQLAQSKYDKFVEQLESEIEQDGVDFIAKVGEIEEMSKQES; encoded by the coding sequence ATGACGGAAAAAGAGGCAACCAACGGGGTGGCAAATGAGGCTGAATCCCCAGAaatcaaggaggaaaacATGACGACAAAAGGAGAAGCAGTAGCCGAGCCCAAGTCTCTCACCACAACTTCTCTGCCTTTCTCCTCGCCTCTGTTCCAGCTACTACTCGCCCAAAAGGTGTACGAGCTAGGAGACAAGGAAGAGACGTTCGCGCGAATCACCAACGACATCAACGAACAtccgctgctgctggaccagATTCCGGAGATTGAAACATCGCCaatctcacgtgatcagtGCTACCAGTGGTacctggagcagctggaatCTGAGGGTCTCGAACAGGGCAAGGGCCAATGGATCATGCAGCTGGCGCagtccaagtacgacaAGTTTGTagagcagctggagagcGAGATTGAACAAGATGGCGTGGATTTCATTGCAAAGGTGggggagattgaggagatgaGTAAGCAGGAATCGTGA